From the genome of Pseudomonas sp. FP453:
CCGATTGGCGCACGGTTAAAACACTGCCGTCGAGGATGGAAACCGAGCCATCATCCACTTCATAGAAGATTTCAATCGGCCCCACCTCACTGAAGGGCGCCATTTCAGCCGCAGTAACATAGCGAACGCCGCCTTGCGCCCCGGCCAATTGCTCCTGCTTGAAAAAAATCCCCCCACCACCGCCTGACGGAATGTGCCGGATCACCAGGCGCTCCAGCCAGCTGGCGTTATGCGGCGTGTAAGGCGGTATCGTGACCATGATGGCAGTGTCGGTAGGGATCAAGCCCAGTTCAATGGGACTGACGTCGACCACTGGCATTGATGACGGAGTACCGACCACTGTGATCGTAAGGCTGCCGGAACGACCCAACTCTACCCCCGCCTGCGTATGCCAGGTGTACGAGATACGAAACGAGCCGCCGATAAGCTCTTTGATAATACCGTTGTCTAGCGGAACGAATGTGACGCCGAAATTATTGTCGATTACGGGCCCAAGCGGGTAAGTCTTGCTCGTTCCATCCTCCAGGGTGCCGACAAGCATCACGGTAATTTGACGTCTAGGGTTGGGCGTCGGGAATACAGGGCCCGTGTTGATCAACACCTCAAATGCTGCATCGCTCTGCGTGTCGAAGTCGATCTGCTTGGAGTCGAGCAATTCGCCGTCCACTAGAAAGCGCGGAGCAAGAAGCAGGCTGCTATCCAACTCGGCATTCAGGAAATAGGATTTTGAATACTGATACTTCTCCCCCGAAAAATTCTTGACGACGTCCTGCACCCTGAAGCGAATAGTCAATTCCCCGGCCTGGCCACCGGCATCGATGACGGCCTTGGGCACAAATACCCGAACAGGCCCCGGCCCCGCTGCTTCGCTAGGGCTCACCGTGTGATGGACAAAAATCCCATCCCAGGAAAGCTGGATGTCGTCGTTGTGCCGGATGTTTTCATACCTCTCGATCAGGCACCACAAACCGCCTACAACGTCCGGGGGACTGATCACCGAGCCCGCAGGAAAACCTTCGACGCTTAGGCGCAGGCCGGTATGCCAGGGATTCCCTGGGTCGGTGTCTATTCCCCCAGGGCGAGTGGTTTTGATGAGGATGGTCTGAATCGGCGAAGTGCTAGGGGTTCCAGGGCCTGTTCGCTCAACGCGCGCATAGATTTTAACTTCGCCTTCCGGTACGCGTTCTTCGGGAACAAATAAGTCGTAGGCATTGCGACTTTCCAAGGCGATGTCGTCGGCAGCCGCGTTGATCAAGTCATTCAGGTACACGGCGAAGTAGTCGTTAAGGCTAAAACCGTGCCATTGTTCCAATACAAATTGGGCGTACGGCCGTACATGGCGAATGCCCAGGCCATACTCCCCCACTTCAGGGTAGGGGGCCAATTGGATGTTGATTCGTGGAAACGCCGAGTAGGGGGGCTCCAGATCCTCAACCCGGGTCGGCGGCGGGTTGACGGGGCCAGGTGCAGGTTTTGGCAGGTGATTGGAGTGAGGGCGGCACAGCATTCGGTCGTGCGCGTGGTCGTGGTCTGACTCGTGTGTGACGTTGTGATCGTGGGGTCGACGGGACATGGCAATACGCTCCTCGCAGATGGGAACGCGTCAAAAAACTGCGGCGCGTGGTGGCAAGGAAATCAGATACTGGCGAGGGGGGGGTGTCTAGCTGTCAGAATTGACAGTGCCGACGAAAGGCCGTAGACCCGACTGACCAACCATACTTTTTCTTACATTTTTTTCACGTTTTATTCACATCAACAGTCGTAGTGTGAAGCCTCATCCGTTACAAATGTTGCATATCAAGCCCGCCGCCCCAGCGGGCTTTTTTTTGCCTCGGATTTGCCTTAACGCGAAGCCTTGGCGACCGGTGCCGCCGCTTGTTCACGAATCGCGCGCTGGGTATCCAGCACCCGCGCCAACGCGGTTTCCGCCTCGGGACTCTGCTGCGGCACGCGAATCGCCGCCGACACCAGGGTGATCAACTTGGCCATCACCTCGGCATCCGTCGCCGGGCGGCCCAGGCTCATGGAATTCATCAGCAGGCGCAGTTCGGTGCCGGCCATCACCCCGGAAATCGCCTTGAGGGCAAACTGCAGGCGCACGCCCAGCTCGTTGCGCGGCAAGTCCGGCAGGGCCAGGGCGAAGGCTTCGAAGAAGCGCTGGAACACCGGCTGGTAATGCACCTTGAGGTATTCCTGGATGAACGGCGAGGTGTCGCTGTAGACGCGGCCGAGGAAACGGATAAAGGAGCGCCCTTCCCCACTGGCGCTTGCCGGGTCGCTGCGCTCCAGGCCCATGGCCGGGGCAAATAGCACGCCGAGCAAGGTGTCACAGTCGAGGGGGCCGTCGGCTTCGGCTTCACACCGTGCCAGCAATTCCAGGCGCTGCTCGTTGAGCGGTTCCAGGCGCTGCATCAGCAGGGTTTTCATCAGGGAATCCTTGTCCCCGAAGTGGTAGTTCACCGCCGCCAGGTTGACCTGGGCGCGCTCGGTAATCTGCCGCAACAAAACCGCGTCGTATCCGTACTTGATGAAGAGGGCCTCAGTCGCATCCAGCAATCGAGTTTTGGTAACGTTCGGAGCACTGAGTTTCTTCGCGACCATAAGAGTTCCACGGCGGAAATATTGTTTTAAAAAATAATTTGATTTTTTATACCGGGGCGGCTGGCCGAAAGCAAGTAGTGACACACCGCCATATCATCCAAAGCCCTTGTGGATAGGCGTATGACGGCTAGTCAGAGGGTTTTTCCTGGCCCCGAATGCCCTCCAGATGAATCGTTTCAAGGGGTAAAAACGCTCTACATCGACGGCTGGCGGAGCAGGTTGAACGCAGT
Proteins encoded in this window:
- a CDS encoding TetR/AcrR family transcriptional regulator encodes the protein MVAKKLSAPNVTKTRLLDATEALFIKYGYDAVLLRQITERAQVNLAAVNYHFGDKDSLMKTLLMQRLEPLNEQRLELLARCEAEADGPLDCDTLLGVLFAPAMGLERSDPASASGEGRSFIRFLGRVYSDTSPFIQEYLKVHYQPVFQRFFEAFALALPDLPRNELGVRLQFALKAISGVMAGTELRLLMNSMSLGRPATDAEVMAKLITLVSAAIRVPQQSPEAETALARVLDTQRAIREQAAAPVAKASR